In Haemophilus parainfluenzae, the sequence ATCGAAAAATTCTTGTGGATGGATGCCGTGATTTGGCAGATGCCAGGTTGGTGGATGCACGAACCTTGGACAGTTAAAAAATACATAGACGAAGTATTAACCGTCGGACACGGCAAGCTTTACCACAGTGATGGTCGCCATCGTGTCAATCCAACTGAAGGCTACGGCACAGGCGGCTTGTTACAAGGCAAAAAACACATGCTCTCACTTACCTGGAATGCGCCGATTGAAGCCTTTACCCGCGAAGGCGACTTCTTCGAGGGCAAAGGCGTGGATGCGTTATACATGCACTTTCACAAACTCAATGAGTTCATCGGTTTGACCCGTCTGCCGACATTCTTATGTAACGATGTGATTAAAAATCCACAAGTAGAACAATACTTAGCAGACTACCAAGCACATTTGGAAAAAGTATTCGGATAATTACAAAATATGAGTTTAGAAGGTGAGCATTTTAGCTCTCCTTTTTTATTTTTATCTAATCAAATTTCCTAACAGGGAGAGGAAGAGGAATAGACTGAGTTTAGATCACACAAGCGGTCTAATTTTGAACTGAATTTGCAAAAACACCTAAAAATCTGACCGCACTTTAAAATAAAAAGATCTAAACATCCTTAATTTGAAACTGCTTACGCCAGCGACTCGGTGAAATCTTATGTTTTTTCAAGAAGTGCTGACGCAAGGCGGTATCGCAATGAAATCCACTTTGTTCTGCAATATCAGCAATAGATAAATCTGTGCTATCAGATAGTCACGTCGCTGTTGTTACTGATAGTAATAGTGAGTATAGTGATCCATATGAATAAGTACGGTGGGGATTATTGGATTTTACCTAAGGAGAAATGTTCATGTTAATTAAAAAATTTCTTTTTACATGTTTTATTGCCATTGTTTTTGCCGATGCCAATGCTTGTACCCGCACTATTAACGAGGGTTGTGAGAAGACTATTCAATTTACAATGGATGATAATATTACCGTTTCCAATGTGATACATTGGGAAATCATGCCTGGAAAATATGTTCTGAATTTTAGACATTATCAAGCATCAGACTCGGAAGGAGTGGTTCATCGGTTGACTGAGAATCAGCTCATTAATGCCATTAAGTATTCCATTGCGCAAATCGATAAAAATAAATTGTATGCAATACAGTTAAACTGGAGCAACAGTGAAACATCAAGAAAGTCGGTTGAGAAAGCGCTTAAGGAAAATACTTCGTTGAGCGGCAGGTATTCGGCATTCGATAAAAAGATACAAAAGATTATAACGAAATCTTTTATTCAAAGCCCGTTCATACAGAATTTGTGCATGCAGATTGATAATCTGAAGATGAGCTGTAATTTCAAATCATATTTCTTAGAACCTCTTTTGTTTAAGACGGGGGAGTTTAGCTCCGGAAAAACTATTCGCTCAGATGGAAATGCAAATATCGACTGGATTGGTTTAGCTTCATATGAACTGTGGTTTAGTATTCCTATTAGTCAGTAAGCAAACATAGACTAAGTTGAAAACCCAACTTACACAAAGGTCGTCTGAAAAACTTTCAGACGACCTAAAATACATCCTCCTCAGGCGATAACAAAAGTTAGTCTCTACAAGACGGCTGTCCCTGTCATAAAAATACCGAGAAGAAGCCTAAGCTGCATCAGCACCGAAGATTAAAGAGGTGGCAAAATGTCCAGATTACTTTAGACCTTGCACGCATATGTACGCGACTATTGAATGGTATGCCATTTGATTTTAGAACTTCAGGTTGGACCGGTTTAGATTTGGGCATCTTCCATGAACATATTTTCTTTGATGATGGTACAAATATTGGATTTACAACTACAGGGCCATTTTCTGAAACAGCCCTAAAATAATTGCCAAATATAAATGCTCAGGAAAACATTATGATGATTTGAAAATGAAAAAAGCAGTAAATCAAGTGGAAGAAATGAGGGTGGTTTTACCTAAGAGTTCAAATCGACATGACGGAGTAGTTATTGGAAAAAAATATGGGAATAACACATATCATGTTGTGTCCAATAATTGCCAAGATTTTACTTCTGATGCCAAAAAAGCTTACAAAAACATTAAATAATCTAGGATTGAAGAATGAAATTTTTTATAAAAAAACTGTCTAGTAGTATATTATACTCTAATATCTTTATCATTCTGTATACTTTAATATTATCTTTTTTTTGCTTCTCTGAAATATTTGGTATTAAAAGGCTATGGTTTTATTTTTTATGGGTAATACATGGAGATGATTTAATTATAATGTATGTCCCAATTTTATTTTTTATAACACAAATATTTTTTACTTTAAGAGGCAAAAGGGAAAATAATAAGAAAAATTATCTTGCAAACTCTAAATCTTATTTTTATTTATACAATTAGTTATTTTATATTTTATATAATATTTTTTAGTTTTTTCTACAATGGGGAATAGCTATAAATTCTCCTATCAAGTTATCTAGAAAGAAGTTTTTACGTATGTTAAAAGCAGACGAAAGTAGACAAATTTAGCAAATATTGCAGCTTTATATATTTAAGTAGGGGCTGTACTAGATTAGCTCTAAATTCCACACCAATCCCGCAGGATTTTAAGCTGTTGAGACGGTGTGCCGAAGTTAAATCGAAATTCGCATTCTTTCAAGAAAAGCGGGAAAGATTTGCGCTCGATTCCGTTGTATTTTCGCAAGACGCATTTTGCCTGATTCCAAAAATTCTCAATCCCGTTGATGTGGTTCAGATGGTCTGCAAGCGCTTTGGAATGGTTGATGTGGTGATGGATAAAACCGCTGACGCCAGGCTTGTCATAGCTGCTCAGGCTATCCATGTAAACAATGCTGTCCGGCATGATTTTCTGTTTGATAACAGGCAAAGCATCGGACTTGGCATTATCTACGGCAACGATATAGACCCGTCCGTTACGTTTCAGAATGCCGAAGACGACAACTTTCCCTGATGCACCTCGACCGCGTCTGCTCCTGCAGCGTCCGCCGAAATAGCTTTTATCCATTTAGATCAAACAAGCGGTTTTAATTTTAAATTGAATTTGCAAAAACATCTAAAAATCTGACCGCACTTTAAAATAAAAAGATCTAAACATCCTCAATTTGAAACTGCTTACGCCAGCGATTCGGTGAAATCTTATGTTTTTTCAAAAAGTGCTGACGCAAGGCGGTATCGCTATGAAATCCACTTTGTTCTGCAATATCAGTAATAGATAAATCTGTGCTTTCCAAAAGCTCTCTTGCTCGTTGTAGCCTTGCTTCAATTAACCATTGATTTAATGACATTCCGGTTGCTTTACGGAAATGTCGGGTGAAAGTGCTACGGCTCATTGACAAACGTTCTGCAAGACTATCAGTCGAATGAAGTGCGGTCAGATTTTCATTTAAATAAGCAAGCAACGCATTGATATTATGATTAGGTGTCGAACGAGAAATAGGGCGTTCGATAAATTGTGCTTGTCCGCCTTCACGATGAGGGGGGATAACCAGTATTCGGGCAATATGATTGGCAATTTTCACACCATATAATTTACGGACAATAGAAAGACAACAATCCATGGAAGCTGCCGTTCCTGCTGAGGTAATCAGTCGATCTTGTTCCAAATAAATAGGATTTAAATCCCATTTCACCTGCGGAAAGCGACTAGTAAAATCACTATCTCCTAGCCAATGTGTGGTTGCTTTTTTGCCGTTAAGTAGACCACTGCACGCTAACACATAGGCACCATAACATAAACCCACTACTGTCGCACCACGTTGATATGCTTGCCGTAATGCTGTTAATAAAGCCTCACTCGGCATCACTTGAGTATTATGCCATCCAGTCATCACAACAATATCGGCATTCTCTAACCATTCTAAACCACCATCTAAATGTATGTGAAATAGCGAGTTTGTCAGGTTGTCCGAATCGCTAACGATTTTACAGTTAAATAACGGCTTGCCGTTTAAATCCAACATAGAAAAAACGGAATATGCCATCGCAAAATGAATGGGCATCATTTGTTCATACACAATCAAAGCAACTGTGGGTTTATTCATTTTATTTCTCCTACTTTGATATGAGCATAACACAGAAATGACCCGATTATTACGTTTATTGATTTTTTATCTATTTTTGAACAATTTTGTTCTCACTATAATATGTTTATTCATTCAATAACGTATATAGAAAAGGAAAAACAATGAACTTAAAAACCTTAATTAGCGCTACAGCATTGGCTATTAGCGCAAATACTTTCGCTGTAGATCTTGCCTCTAAAAACACTGATAGCTACCAACATATCCGCAATGCCACGGGTCGCCTGAACTACGCAGGGAAAACTTTTTTAATTGACCCGATGCTTGCTGAAAAAGGACGTTATGCAGGCTTTGAAGGAACATTAAATAGCCATTTGCGTAATCCACTTGTGGAATTACCGATGAAAGCAGAAGATACTTTCAAAGATGTTGATGCCATTATTTTGACTCATACACATGAAGATCATTGGGATGAGGTTGCACAAAAAATTTTACCTAAATCCATCAAAATTTTTGTGCAGCATGAACGGGATGGCGACTTACTCAAAGCGCAAGGTTTTACAAACATAACCAGTTTATCGTTGGAAAAACCGGTGGAGTTTGAAGGTATTATTTTAAATAAAACCGGTGGTTCTCACGGTACAACGGAAATGTACGCTGTGCCACAATTGGCTGAGATTTTAGATGAGGCGATGGGCGTAACATTCCAAGCGAAAGGTCATCCAACGGTGTACTTGGTTGGTGACACAGTTTGGACTGCCGAAGTAAACAAAGCCATTAATCGTTATAAACCTGATGTAATGATTATGAACACAGGTGATGCGCGTACCTTAGCTTTTCCGAATGACGGCATTATTATGGGGTTACAAGATGTTGCCCATGCTCGCCAAATGCTACCAAATACAAAACTTATCACAGTGCACATGGATGCAGTAAACCATATGTCTGTTTACCGTAAGGATTTACGCCAATTTATCCAAGCAAACAAGCTTGAAAATGTAGTAATTCCAGAAGATGGTGAAACAGTGAAGTTTTAAAAACAAGCGGTCAAGTTTTGATGGAGATTTGCAAAACACCTAAAAATTTGACCGCACTTTGTTATAAAAAAGCCGTCTGAAATTTCAGACGGCCTTTTTCTAAGAAATAATTTTAATTAATTCCTTCCACTAAAATTGCGCGGCCTGTTGTTGCGCCCAAACGGATGGATTTGAATGCTTGGAAACGCCGAAATCGGGCACGATACGCAATACTTTCCGCAAAACGGGTTTTCTGTTTCAGGAAAACCGCCTGCTGGAAAACTTGACCGCGATGCAGAATATCGCTATTTTTATGGACAAACCCGATGAAGGCGAAATCATCGCGCTGGCGGCGAAAGTCGGGCTGACTGCGGGCGATTTGAACAAATATCCGACCGAATTGTCCGGCGGCATGGCGAAACGGGTAGCATTTTTGCGCCTGCTGCTGTGCGGCTGCGACCTTGCCTTGCTGGACGAGCCGTTCGTCGGTTTGGACCGCGATTTGCGCGATATTTTGGTCGCCATGCTGGTGGAAAAAATCGAGCGGCAGGGCATGGCGTGTATGCTGGTAACGCACGACCGCTTCGAAGCCGCACGCCTGAGCCATGAAATCATGCTGCTTTCCACTAAGGGCATGAACGTGCAAAACGTGATTACCCTGCCTACGCCGCTGTCCGAACGCGATTGGGCTTTTGAAGAAGCCATGGTGGCAAGAGAGTTTCAGGGGATTCATTATTATGAGTGATAGGAATTTAAATTTCTGACAAACCTTGCGGTTCGTGCCCTCTCCCTAGCCCTCTCCCACGGGGAAAGGGGATCAGGTTTCTCAAAATCAGAGAGCCGTAGAATTGGGAATCAGATGTCAGGTAAACCTGAAAATGTTCAGGCTCGACAGCCCAATTCCCTCTCCCCGTGGGAGAGGGCTAGGGAGAGGGTAAGCAAGCCGCAGGCTTGCCTCTTTAGCGAAAGATACGAATCTGTTATCCGAACGCGATTCGGTTTTTGAAAAAGCCGTGGTGCCAAGGGGGCAGGGGATTCATTATGAGGTGCTTTATGTTTTCGACTGTGATTACTGCTGCTGTTTTATATATTGCTACAGCAGTAGATTTGTTGGTAATACTATTAATATTTTTTGCTAGAGCAAATACTAGAAAAGAATATCGAGATATTTATATCGGACAATATTTAGGTTCTGTAATTTTAATATTAGTTAGTTTATTTCTAGCTTTTGTTTTGAATTATGTTCCGGAAAAATGGGTGTTGGGTTTATTAGGTTTAATACCGATTTACTTAGGTATTAAAGTTGCTATTTACGACGATTGTGAGGGCGAAAAAAGAGCTAAAAAAGAATTGGATGAAAAAGGGTTGTCAAAATTAGTCGGTATTGTTGCTTTGGTTACAGTTGCTAGTTGTGGTGCAGATAATATTGGACTTTTTGTTCCTTACTTTGTGACTTTAGATCTTGTCGACTTATTAGTTACTCTTCTTGTATTTTTAATATTGATTTTTGTTTTAGTATATACAGCACAAAGATTGGCTAATATTTCAGGTGTTGGTGAAATTGTAGAGAAGTTTAGTCGTTGGATAATGGCTGTTATTTATATTGGTTTAGGGTTATTTATTATTATTGAAAATAATACAATTCAAACAATAATATCAATAATATGAATAATACGGGCATTTGAGTATCTGACAAACCTTCTGCTTGCTTCTTCAATACAAGATACAACCCTGTCCGCCCAATAAATCCATATCCGAAAGCATCTTCATGCAGAATTAAGCCAAACCATGAATAAGTTTTTCACCCACCCCATGCGGCCGTTTTTCGTCGGTGCGGCGGTGCTTGCCATACTCGGCGCGTTGGTGTTTTTCATCAGCTCCAGTGCCGTCATTTTGAAATGAAACCAAATCAAAGCTGATTGAACCGTCGTCCACTTGGGGACGACCATCACGTCCGCCGGTTGCTGTTGCTGATGTTTTGTAGAAAATTTTCATAATGTTTTCCTCATTTAATGTTGGTTAATATGGTTTGGCGTACCGCCGTTAAAAGTGAGTTCATTATATTGAACGGCAATATTAAGTGTTATATGATTTATCCAAATTACTTGCCTATTCCTACAAAATTATGTTCTCAACTGAAATGATAGAACGATTATTAAAGGTTATTCCACATAACGAACTCTATTCATCATCGATTAAAGGCTTATTTCTTCGCCATTCAGATCAACCATTTTGTTACGAAGGTATTATTCAAGAGCCGAGCATTTGCATCGTGTTAAGCGGAGAACGTGAAGTGCAGCTAGGCGAACAATGCTACCGATTTGATAATCAACATTTTATGTTTTGCCCAGTAAACATACCGATGCGTGGCGAGATTAAATATGCAGAGCCGCAAAAGCCGTTTTTAGTGATGTCGATGAAAATTGATATTGAAAGCGTTAGCAAGATTTTATTAGCAAATCCAAACCTTGCAGATGATGTCCAACAGGGCGACGAGGGTTTTGCACAATGGCATTTGGATGAATCTCTCAAAAATGCTGTTGAACGCTTATTACTCTTGCACGAAAATCCAAAAGATATTGGGTTTCTTGCACCGATTATCCAACAAGAAATATATTATCGACTCCTTACAGGCGAACAAGGTGGCAAATTTAAAGCCATGGTAAGCAATGGATCGCACACCAAAAAAATCGCCCAAGCTACCTATTATCTGCAACAACATTTTAGTGAAACCATCACCGTGGAAACCTTGGCAAATCTATGTGGTATGTCATTATCTGGCTTTCATAGCCATTTCAAAAAGATAACCAGCCTTTCACCGCTGCAATATCAAAAATCATTACGTTTGATGGAAGCCAGACGACTGATCGCACAAGAAGGACGAGGCATTACCGAAGCCGCTTACCAAGTCGGCTACGAGTCACCTAGCCAATTCAGCCGTGAATACAAACGGTATTTCGGGCATGCGCCCAAGGGGGATATTAAATAGATGGGGCTTAAAGATAGGTTTAAAAACACCTAAAAATTTGACCGCACTTTATGATGAAAAAAATCTGAAACGTTAATTTCAGACGTTTTTTATTTAACCAAGATTTTGTGAAAAACATTAAAAATGAGATAATTCTCAAACCTTTTAAGAGGTTTTATTGATAAAAATATTTGGAGAAAGCATGGAACACAAACTTGAGGATATCATTGCGATTTTTAATCAATGTTTTGAAGAAGAATATAATACGCGATTGGTTAAAGGTGGGGATGAGCCGATTTACATCCCTGCAAATGATGAGGTGCCTTATAACGCCATTTACTTTGCGAGAGGCTTTTACAGCAGTGCATTACATGAAATTGCCCATTGGTTAGTGGCGGGGAAAGAACGCCGTAAATTAGAAGATTTTGGCTATTGGTATGAGCCGGATGGGCGTTCAGAAGATCGTCAGCGTGATTTTGAAAAGGTTGAAGTGAAGCCTCAAGCATTGGAATGGATTTTAGCCACAGCGGCGGGATTCCGTTATTTTGCTAGTGCGGATAATTTGAATGGCAATCCGGGAGATACGCAACCATTTAAGCAAGCGGTATATGAACAAGTAAAAACCTATGCAGAAAAAGGCTTACCAAAACGCGCAGAAACCTTGCGTCATGCCTTGGCTCAATTTTATGGCACAGAAGATCGAATTGATTTAGCGAAATTTGATGTGACTCGCATCTAAAACGCGGTCATTTTTAGGCAGATTTTGCGTCTGTCAATTTTCCTTAAAATCGGCTAGAATAGGCCGATTTTATTTTTGGCTTTAACTTTATAAAAATATGAAAGATTCTATTATTGCAAAACTTGAAAGTTTAAAAGAACGTTATGAAGAATTAGAGGCATTGCTAGGCGATGCGTCGGTAATTTCGGATCAGGATAAATTCCGTGCGTATTCTAAAGAATATTCACAACTTGAAGATGTGGTGAAATGTTTTAATCGTTGGAATCAGCTTAATTCTAACATTGCTGAAGCAGAGTTGATGTTAGATGATCCTGAAATGAAAGAAATGGCAGAAATGGAAATTGAAGAATCCAAAGTCGAAATTGAAGACGTGGAACAACAACTTCAAATTCTTTTATTGCCGAAAGATCCAAATGATGAATATAACTGCTATTTAGAAATTCGTGCGGGTACAGGTGGGGATGAAGCGGGTATCTTTGCCGGTGATTTATTCCGTATGTACAGCCGTTATGCAGAAAGTAAACGCTGGCGTGTTGAAATGCTCAGCGCAAATGAAAGCGAGCAGGGCGGTTATAAAGAAGTCATCGTTAAAGTAAGCGGTGATGGCGTATATGGTCAGTTAAAATTTGAATCAGGCGGCCACCGTGTACAACGTGTACCAAAAACAGAAAGCCAAGGTCGTATTCATACCTCTGCTTGTACTGTTGCGGTTATGCCTGAATTGCCTGAATCTGAAATGCCGGAAATCAATCCTGCAGATTTACGTATTGATACCTACCGTTCATCTGGTGCGGGTGGTCAGCACGTTAATACAACAGACTCAGCGGTACGTATTACCCACATTCCAACAGGTATTGTGGTGGAATGTCAGGATGAGCGTTCACAACATAAAAATAAAGCTAAAGCGATGTCTGTATTGGCTTCACGTATTGTTCAAGCCGAACAAGAGCGTCAAGCCGCAGAGCAAGCCGATACTCGCCGTAACTTATTAGGTTCAGGCGATCGCTCTGATAAAATTCGTACTTATAACTACCCACAAGGTCGTGTAACAGATCACCGTATCAACTTAACGCTCTATCGCTTAGATGAAGTGATGAACGGCAAAATTGACGAGCTTATTCAGCCGATTATCACTGAATATCAAGCAGATCAATTAGCAGCGTTATCTGAGAGTAATTAATGACCTACCAACAATGGCTTGCCGATGCTGCGCAAGCCTTAAATCAGGTAAATCCGACAGAGAATGGCAAAGTTGACGCGTTAGTGCTATTGCAACACGCAACGGGCAAATCGAGAACGCAAATTTTAGCTTTCGATGACACGGAAATTGATGAAAAAGTGCGGTTAAAATTGACCGCACTTTTAGATCGTCGTTTAAAAGGCGAGCCTATCGCTTATATCCTTGGAGAAAAAGAATTCTGGTCCTTGCCTTTAAATGTGTCTGAAGGAACATTAATTCCTCGTCCAGATACTGAAATTCTCGTAGAAAAAGCATTACACATTGCGTTAGAAAAACTGGAAAAAAATCCACCGCACTTTCGTATTCTCGATCTTGGAACCGGCACGGGTGCCATTGCGTTGGCGTTGGCTTCTGAGCTTTTTCCTATTTGTCAAAAAAAGGCTATTCAATTGGATGTTATTGGTGTTGATTTAATGCCAGATGTCGTCAAATTAGCGCAATCCAATGCCGAAAAAAATCAGCTCAAGGTACAATTTTTGCAGAGTCTTTGGTTTGAACATGTTGAAGGGCAGTTTGATATTATCGTCAGTAATCCGCCTTATATTGATGAAACCGATGAGCATCTTTCTCAAGGTGATGTGCGTTTCGAACCTCGTTCGGCGTTGGTGGCAGGTGAAAACGGTTTAGCTGATTTACGTCATCTTATTGAGTGTGCACCGGTACATTTAAAAGATAACGGATATTTATTGTTAGAGCACGGTTGGAAACAGGGCAAAGAAGTGCGGTCAATTTTCTGGCAAAATCATTGGCAAGGGGTTGCAACCATACGGGATTATGGCGACAATGAGCGCGTAACGTTGGGATATTGGAAGCGGTAATGAAATACGATCAAAAAGCCTTATATGCTGAACTGACTCATTTTTATCTGAGCATTTGTGAGAAAGAGCAACTTGATGAGCCTCGTATAAGAGGGCTTGTGGGTAGCTTAGTGCGTAGAGCTCGCCAAGCTATTCCAGAAGAATGGGATGATAAAGCTAAAATTCATCAATTATTACAGCTATTTTACGGTGATTGGGGATTTCATTGCGATGCGGATAATTATTTCTATGCTCGCAATTTATACCTTCCGTATATTTTAGAAGAGCATGAAGGCATGCCG encodes:
- the prmC gene encoding peptide chain release factor N(5)-glutamine methyltransferase, with amino-acid sequence MTYQQWLADAAQALNQVNPTENGKVDALVLLQHATGKSRTQILAFDDTEIDEKVRLKLTALLDRRLKGEPIAYILGEKEFWSLPLNVSEGTLIPRPDTEILVEKALHIALEKLEKNPPHFRILDLGTGTGAIALALASELFPICQKKAIQLDVIGVDLMPDVVKLAQSNAEKNQLKVQFLQSLWFEHVEGQFDIIVSNPPYIDETDEHLSQGDVRFEPRSALVAGENGLADLRHLIECAPVHLKDNGYLLLEHGWKQGKEVRSIFWQNHWQGVATIRDYGDNERVTLGYWKR
- a CDS encoding AraC family transcriptional regulator, with translation MFSTEMIERLLKVIPHNELYSSSIKGLFLRHSDQPFCYEGIIQEPSICIVLSGEREVQLGEQCYRFDNQHFMFCPVNIPMRGEIKYAEPQKPFLVMSMKIDIESVSKILLANPNLADDVQQGDEGFAQWHLDESLKNAVERLLLLHENPKDIGFLAPIIQQEIYYRLLTGEQGGKFKAMVSNGSHTKKIAQATYYLQQHFSETITVETLANLCGMSLSGFHSHFKKITSLSPLQYQKSLRLMEARRLIAQEGRGITEAAYQVGYESPSQFSREYKRYFGHAPKGDIK
- a CDS encoding GlxA family transcriptional regulator, producing MNKPTVALIVYEQMMPIHFAMAYSVFSMLDLNGKPLFNCKIVSDSDNLTNSLFHIHLDGGLEWLENADIVVMTGWHNTQVMPSEALLTALRQAYQRGATVVGLCYGAYVLACSGLLNGKKATTHWLGDSDFTSRFPQVKWDLNPIYLEQDRLITSAGTAASMDCCLSIVRKLYGVKIANHIARILVIPPHREGGQAQFIERPISRSTPNHNINALLAYLNENLTALHSTDSLAERLSMSRSTFTRHFRKATGMSLNQWLIEARLQRARELLESTDLSITDIAEQSGFHSDTALRQHFLKKHKISPNRWRKQFQIEDV
- a CDS encoding CadD family cadmium resistance transporter — its product is MFSTVITAAVLYIATAVDLLVILLIFFARANTRKEYRDIYIGQYLGSVILILVSLFLAFVLNYVPEKWVLGLLGLIPIYLGIKVAIYDDCEGEKRAKKELDEKGLSKLVGIVALVTVASCGADNIGLFVPYFVTLDLVDLLVTLLVFLILIFVLVYTAQRLANISGVGEIVEKFSRWIMAVIYIGLGLFIIIENNTIQTIISII
- a CDS encoding ATP-binding cassette domain-containing protein; this translates as METPKSGTIRNTFRKTGFLFQENRLLENLTAMQNIAIFMDKPDEGEIIALAAKVGLTAGDLNKYPTELSGGMAKRVAFLRLLLCGCDLALLDEPFVGLDRDLRDILVAMLVEKIERQGMACMLVTHDRFEAARLSHEIMLLSTKGMNVQNVITLPTPLSERDWAFEEAMVAREFQGIHYYE
- the prfA gene encoding peptide chain release factor 1; protein product: MKDSIIAKLESLKERYEELEALLGDASVISDQDKFRAYSKEYSQLEDVVKCFNRWNQLNSNIAEAELMLDDPEMKEMAEMEIEESKVEIEDVEQQLQILLLPKDPNDEYNCYLEIRAGTGGDEAGIFAGDLFRMYSRYAESKRWRVEMLSANESEQGGYKEVIVKVSGDGVYGQLKFESGGHRVQRVPKTESQGRIHTSACTVAVMPELPESEMPEINPADLRIDTYRSSGAGGQHVNTTDSAVRITHIPTGIVVECQDERSQHKNKAKAMSVLASRIVQAEQERQAAEQADTRRNLLGSGDRSDKIRTYNYPQGRVTDHRINLTLYRLDEVMNGKIDELIQPIITEYQADQLAALSESN
- a CDS encoding MBL fold metallo-hydrolase translates to MNLKTLISATALAISANTFAVDLASKNTDSYQHIRNATGRLNYAGKTFLIDPMLAEKGRYAGFEGTLNSHLRNPLVELPMKAEDTFKDVDAIILTHTHEDHWDEVAQKILPKSIKIFVQHERDGDLLKAQGFTNITSLSLEKPVEFEGIILNKTGGSHGTTEMYAVPQLAEILDEAMGVTFQAKGHPTVYLVGDTVWTAEVNKAINRYKPDVMIMNTGDARTLAFPNDGIIMGLQDVAHARQMLPNTKLITVHMDAVNHMSVYRKDLRQFIQANKLENVVIPEDGETVKF
- a CDS encoding elongation factor P hydroxylase, which gives rise to MEHKLEDIIAIFNQCFEEEYNTRLVKGGDEPIYIPANDEVPYNAIYFARGFYSSALHEIAHWLVAGKERRKLEDFGYWYEPDGRSEDRQRDFEKVEVKPQALEWILATAAGFRYFASADNLNGNPGDTQPFKQAVYEQVKTYAEKGLPKRAETLRHALAQFYGTEDRIDLAKFDVTRI
- a CDS encoding NAD(P)H-dependent oxidoreductase, whose protein sequence is MNILLLDGGKDFGHSHGELNHTLHKKAKEVLTALGHNVKETVIDAGYDVEAEIEKFLWMDAVIWQMPGWWMHEPWTVKKYIDEVLTVGHGKLYHSDGRHRVNPTEGYGTGGLLQGKKHMLSLTWNAPIEAFTREGDFFEGKGVDALYMHFHKLNEFIGLTRLPTFLCNDVIKNPQVEQYLADYQAHLEKVFG